The nucleotide sequence CAAAGTCCCAGCTCAGCACCATAATCCGCGAGCCAAGCGTGTTCAGCTTTCGGATCAGGGGCACGTAATCGCCGTCGGACGTAATCAGCACCACAACATCAAACTTTTTGTACTGCGCCAGCTCAAAAGCTTCAAGGGCCAGCCACACGTCAATTCCTTTTTCCTGGCGGTAGCCCTGGTATGTTTTCACGGGCAGATAATGCGTAACAACGCCCTCCGACATCAGAATATCGTCGAATAAGCGGTCGTAAAACAACTGGTTGCCGCGCTGATTAGCTTCGTGGGCATTTAACCGCCCCCGGAAGTAGTGCGCATCAACAATCTGGCAAAGCCGTTCATTAACACCTTCTTCTTCTGCTACCTGCCGCCGAATGAACGCGTGAAGACCCGATATACTTATGCGGCTGCGCCGTTCATGGGAATAGTTATAGTAGTTGCTTACGTGTAAGAAATAGTTGCCGTCATAGAAAACCCCAATACGGGTTAGTCTGGATGAAGCTGCAGGCATGATCTTATTTTAAAGTTAATGTATGTATGGTAAGAATGTTCAGTGTAAACGTAGCCTTTGATAGGATCAGTATTTTCTACAGTAGAGCAGATAGCAAACGGCAGGAACTCCTATTCGAATAGAAAATTGCGGGGTAGCTCAATGAAAACTCTTACTAGCAGAAACAGATAGCGATGTGAATAGACCGCAAAATTACAATCTTTTCATTAGCAATGCTGTCAGGACGGTATCTTTGTGGATTATACGGCCATTTTTATGCAAAAAATACTCTTCGTTGATCGCGATGGGACCCTAATTGTGGAGCCGCAGCCCGATCAGCAGGTTGATTCGTTAGCCAAACTCGATTATATACCCAAGGCTATCTCGGCCATGCGCCAGATTGCCCAGGAAACCGACTACGAACTGGTGATCGTTACGAACCAGGATGGTCTGGGCACCGA is from Spirosoma taeanense and encodes:
- a CDS encoding NYN domain-containing protein encodes the protein MPAASSRLTRIGVFYDGNYFLHVSNYYNYSHERRSRISISGLHAFIRRQVAEEEGVNERLCQIVDAHYFRGRLNAHEANQRGNQLFYDRLFDDILMSEGVVTHYLPVKTYQGYRQEKGIDVWLALEAFELAQYKKFDVVVLITSDGDYVPLIRKLNTLGSRIMVLSWDFEFLNEQGEKQVTRTSQDLLEEVSYPVAMHELIDNRIRKNDTVIQNLFVKQQPRPTFTAVTGGSSFNGGFTDENTYEDEYTSDEPNYNVADGLGDSEGRKISTIRSLKTGYGFVNYPPNNLFFHYTSLIDTDFNELQVDDEVEFSIGKNAEGKDIAVDVRLLHH